Proteins encoded by one window of Halorubrum ruber:
- the gyrB gene encoding DNA topoisomerase (ATP-hydrolyzing) subunit B — MSEQSEYGAGQIQVLEGLQAVRKRPAMYIGSTDGRGLHHLVYEVVDNSIDEALAGYCEEIEVRIHDDGSVSVSDDGRGIPVDTHEEYDRPALEVILTVLHAGGKFDSKSYQVSGGLHGVGVSVVNALSERLEVEVKRDGGVFRHRFARGEPAEDGFERVRDMESGESTGTEIRFWPDEEIFETTEFQTSTLANRLRELAFLNSGVEIRLVDDRDDTEETFKYDGGIREFVAYLNETRSPIHEEVIYFEDETDGVHVEVAMQATEELQGSVHAFANNINTREGGTHLTGFKTALTRTVNDYANEHGLVDDLDANLKGEDVREGLTAVVSVKHPDPQFEGQTKTKLGNSEVRGVVESATHEKLGTFFEENPDTAEKVVHKAAEAARARKAAKKAEELTRRKSALESTALPGKLADCQTRDPTEAELFVVEGDSAGGSAKQGRNRENQAILPLKGKILNVEKHRLDRILENDEIRALITAIGAGIGEEFDIEDVRYNKIILMTDADVDGAHIRTLLLTLLYRHMKPLLEAGYVYAAQPPLYRVRYRGNTYDAMTEEERDRIVEEECDGNPTQVQRFKGLGEMNPDQLWDTTMDPENRRLKRITIDDAAAADRMFNVLMGDAVEPRKQFIKEHATEAEWVDI; from the coding sequence ATGTCAGAGCAGAGCGAATACGGAGCCGGCCAGATTCAGGTCCTCGAGGGCCTACAGGCCGTCCGTAAGCGACCGGCGATGTACATCGGGTCCACGGACGGTCGAGGGCTCCACCATCTCGTCTACGAGGTCGTCGACAACTCCATTGACGAGGCGCTCGCGGGATACTGCGAGGAGATCGAGGTGCGGATCCACGACGACGGCTCCGTCTCCGTCAGCGACGACGGGCGGGGAATTCCGGTCGACACCCACGAGGAGTACGACCGGCCCGCACTGGAGGTCATCCTGACGGTCCTCCACGCCGGCGGGAAGTTCGACTCCAAGTCGTACCAGGTCTCCGGCGGGCTCCACGGCGTCGGCGTCAGCGTCGTGAACGCGCTCTCCGAGCGCTTGGAGGTCGAGGTAAAACGCGACGGCGGCGTCTTCCGCCATCGATTCGCCCGCGGTGAGCCCGCGGAGGACGGCTTCGAGCGCGTCCGCGACATGGAATCGGGCGAGTCGACGGGCACGGAGATCCGATTCTGGCCCGACGAGGAGATCTTCGAGACCACGGAGTTCCAGACGTCGACGCTCGCCAACCGGCTGCGCGAGCTCGCGTTCCTCAACTCCGGCGTCGAGATCCGCCTCGTCGACGACCGCGACGACACCGAGGAGACGTTCAAGTACGACGGCGGCATCCGCGAGTTCGTCGCGTACCTCAACGAGACGCGCTCGCCGATCCACGAGGAGGTCATCTACTTCGAGGACGAGACCGACGGCGTCCACGTCGAGGTCGCGATGCAGGCGACCGAGGAGCTCCAGGGCTCCGTCCACGCGTTCGCCAACAACATCAACACCCGCGAGGGCGGCACCCACCTCACCGGTTTCAAGACCGCCCTCACGCGCACCGTCAACGACTACGCCAACGAGCACGGGCTCGTCGACGACCTCGACGCGAACCTCAAGGGCGAGGACGTCCGCGAGGGGCTCACGGCGGTCGTCTCGGTGAAACACCCCGACCCGCAGTTCGAGGGCCAGACGAAGACGAAGCTCGGCAACAGCGAGGTCCGCGGCGTCGTCGAGTCCGCGACCCACGAGAAGCTCGGCACCTTCTTCGAGGAGAACCCCGACACCGCAGAGAAGGTCGTCCACAAGGCCGCCGAGGCCGCCAGGGCGCGGAAGGCCGCCAAGAAGGCGGAGGAGCTCACCCGCCGGAAGTCGGCGCTGGAGTCGACGGCACTCCCCGGTAAGCTGGCGGACTGTCAAACGCGCGACCCCACCGAGGCGGAGCTGTTCGTCGTCGAGGGCGACTCCGCGGGCGGCTCGGCCAAGCAGGGCCGGAACCGCGAGAACCAGGCGATACTCCCGCTGAAGGGGAAGATCCTCAACGTCGAGAAACACCGCCTCGACCGCATCCTCGAGAACGACGAGATCCGCGCGCTGATCACCGCGATCGGCGCGGGGATCGGAGAAGAATTCGACATCGAAGATGTCAGATATAATAAAATAATTCTCATGACCGATGCAGATGTCGACGGAGCCCATATCAGAACCCTCCTCTTGACCCTCCTCTACCGCCACATGAAGCCGCTGCTCGAAGCGGGCTACGTGTACGCGGCCCAGCCGCCCCTCTACCGCGTCCGGTACCGCGGGAACACGTACGACGCGATGACCGAGGAGGAGCGCGACCGCATCGTCGAGGAGGAGTGCGACGGCAACCCCACACAGGTCCAGCGGTTCAAGGGGCTCGGCGAGATGAACCCGGACCAGCTGTGGGACACCACGATGGACCCGGAGAACCGCCGGCTCAAGCGGATCACCATCGACGACGCGGCCGCGGCGGACCGGATGTTCAACGTGCTGATGGGTGACGCGGTCGAGCCGAGGAAGCAGTTCATCAAGGAGCACGCGACCGAGGCGGAGTGGGTGGACATATGA
- a CDS encoding AMP-binding protein, with product MDEYEGIDEVVHEPSEAFAESTNVASFMREYGIDDYEALIERTTSEVEGEPASGVDWFWDEIVDYLDIDFYTDYDAVRDDSDGPQFSDWYPGGEINVAHNVVDRHAAVDSPNRNRVALIWEGEPGDVREITFHELRRQSDRVANYLTEAGIETGDTVGLYMPMVPEVVSILYGCLKVGAIAVPIFSGFGREATATRIEDAEPSVLFTGDGFYRRGSEVRLKGTADEAIADAGQVEEVVVYDRLGATPAGDAADSGATADPVPWNDDRDRTWEEAVGSQPSAYETKHLPSDQESMLLYSSGTTGEPKGIVHTHAGVLTQCAKEIHFGFDQKPADRFFWVSDIGWMMGPWTLIGNHAFGGTVVMYEGAPDHPEPDRFWELIDRHGITQFGISPTAIRALRKHGDQWVEGHDLSSLRILGSTGEPWDPESWRWFYDAVGSGECPIVNISGGTEICGCFLMPMPNQPLKPCTLGGPGLGMDIDIVDETGESVRESGQRGYLVARDSCPSMTKSLWSGDERYLDEYWSTWPDLWDHGDFAQKDSDGFWFLHGRADDALNVAGRKVGPAEIEGVLIDHDAVNQAAAVGVPDETTGTAVVAYVVLEPGVDPSDDLRDELRALVGDEHGKPFRPRELLFVDAFPKTQSGKIIRRAIESVYNDEDPGDLSSMENPEALEALRDPA from the coding sequence ATGGACGAGTACGAGGGGATAGACGAGGTCGTACACGAGCCGAGCGAGGCGTTCGCCGAGTCGACGAACGTCGCCTCGTTCATGCGCGAGTACGGGATCGACGACTACGAGGCGCTCATCGAGCGGACCACCTCCGAGGTCGAGGGCGAGCCCGCGTCCGGCGTCGACTGGTTCTGGGACGAGATCGTCGACTACCTCGACATCGACTTCTACACCGACTACGACGCGGTTCGCGACGACTCCGATGGTCCGCAGTTCTCCGACTGGTACCCCGGCGGCGAGATCAACGTCGCGCACAACGTCGTCGACCGCCACGCCGCGGTCGACTCGCCGAACCGGAACCGCGTCGCGCTGATCTGGGAGGGCGAGCCCGGCGACGTCCGCGAGATCACCTTCCACGAGCTCCGCCGGCAGAGCGACAGGGTCGCGAACTACCTGACGGAGGCCGGGATCGAGACCGGCGACACCGTCGGCCTCTACATGCCGATGGTGCCCGAGGTCGTCTCCATCCTCTACGGCTGCCTGAAGGTCGGCGCGATCGCCGTGCCGATATTCTCCGGCTTCGGCCGCGAGGCGACCGCGACGCGGATCGAAGACGCGGAGCCCTCGGTACTTTTCACCGGCGACGGGTTCTACCGGCGGGGCAGTGAGGTCCGACTGAAGGGGACCGCGGACGAGGCGATCGCGGACGCGGGGCAGGTCGAGGAGGTCGTCGTGTACGACCGGCTCGGGGCGACGCCCGCGGGTGACGCCGCCGACTCCGGAGCCACCGCTGACCCCGTCCCGTGGAACGACGACCGCGACCGGACGTGGGAGGAGGCGGTCGGCTCGCAGCCGTCCGCGTACGAGACGAAGCACCTCCCGAGCGACCAGGAGTCCATGCTGCTGTACTCCTCGGGGACCACCGGCGAGCCCAAGGGGATCGTCCACACCCACGCCGGCGTCCTCACGCAGTGCGCCAAGGAGATCCACTTCGGCTTCGACCAGAAGCCCGCCGACCGGTTCTTCTGGGTCTCTGACATCGGCTGGATGATGGGGCCGTGGACGCTGATCGGCAACCACGCGTTCGGCGGGACCGTGGTGATGTACGAGGGCGCGCCCGACCATCCCGAGCCGGACCGCTTCTGGGAGCTGATCGACCGACACGGGATCACGCAGTTCGGCATCTCGCCGACCGCGATCCGGGCGCTCCGCAAGCACGGGGATCAGTGGGTGGAGGGCCACGACCTCTCCTCGCTCCGAATCTTGGGTTCCACCGGCGAGCCGTGGGACCCCGAGTCGTGGCGGTGGTTCTACGACGCGGTCGGCAGCGGGGAGTGCCCCATCGTCAACATCTCCGGGGGCACGGAGATCTGCGGCTGCTTCCTGATGCCGATGCCGAACCAGCCGCTCAAGCCCTGTACGCTCGGCGGGCCGGGCCTCGGGATGGACATCGACATCGTCGACGAGACCGGCGAGTCCGTCAGGGAGTCGGGCCAGCGCGGCTACCTCGTCGCGCGCGACTCGTGTCCGTCGATGACGAAGTCGCTGTGGTCGGGCGACGAGCGCTACCTCGACGAGTACTGGTCGACGTGGCCCGACCTGTGGGACCACGGCGACTTCGCGCAGAAGGATTCGGACGGCTTCTGGTTCCTCCACGGCCGCGCCGACGACGCGCTCAACGTCGCGGGCCGGAAGGTCGGCCCGGCCGAGATCGAGGGCGTCCTCATCGACCACGACGCCGTCAATCAGGCGGCCGCGGTCGGCGTCCCCGACGAAACCACCGGCACTGCGGTCGTCGCGTACGTCGTCCTCGAACCGGGCGTCGACCCGAGCGACGACCTCCGCGACGAGCTACGGGCGCTGGTGGGCGACGAGCACGGCAAGCCGTTCCGGCCGCGAGAGCTGCTGTTCGTCGACGCGTTCCCCAAGACGCAGTCGGGGAAGATCATCCGGCGCGCGATCGAGTCGGTGTATAACGATGAGGACCCCGGCGACCTCTCCTCGATGGAGAACCCGGAGGCGCTGGAGGCGCTGCGCGACCCCGCCTGA
- a CDS encoding redoxin domain-containing protein, which yields MTDVGDDAPDFTGSLVDGDIEPFRLSDHLGDEPVVLAFFPAAFSNTCTDEMEALRDGFDRDDCTLFGVSTDLPHALGAYRAQYDLPFALVADPDHRAIEAYDVIEAFEGYGVETVAQRAVFVIDADGTVTYRWLADNAGQEPDYEALDEAVADATA from the coding sequence ATGACAGACGTCGGCGATGACGCCCCCGACTTCACCGGATCGCTCGTGGACGGCGACATCGAACCCTTCCGCCTCTCGGACCACCTCGGCGACGAGCCGGTCGTCCTCGCCTTCTTCCCCGCCGCCTTCTCGAACACCTGTACCGACGAGATGGAGGCGCTCCGCGACGGGTTCGACCGCGACGACTGCACCCTGTTCGGCGTGAGCACCGACCTCCCGCACGCGCTCGGCGCGTACCGCGCGCAGTACGACCTCCCGTTCGCCTTGGTCGCCGACCCGGACCACCGCGCGATCGAGGCGTACGACGTGATCGAGGCGTTCGAGGGCTACGGCGTCGAGACGGTCGCGCAGCGCGCCGTCTTCGTGATCGACGCGGACGGGACCGTGACGTACCGCTGGCTCGCGGACAACGCCGGACAGGAGCCGGACTACGAAGCGCTCGACGAGGCGGTGGCGGACGCGACCGCCTGA
- a CDS encoding Sec-independent protein translocase subunit TatA/TatB has protein sequence MVSATPLIGGIPAGPELLIILLVLVLLFGANKIPKLARSTGQAMGEFKKGREQVEEELKDMQDGEKADSTLDDEDDDLDELETETDKETST, from the coding sequence ATGGTAAGTGCGACACCACTAATCGGCGGCATTCCGGCGGGGCCGGAGCTCCTCATCATCCTGCTCGTGTTGGTCCTGCTGTTCGGGGCGAACAAGATCCCGAAGCTCGCTCGGTCGACCGGGCAGGCGATGGGAGAGTTCAAGAAGGGCCGCGAACAGGTCGAAGAGGAGCTGAAAGACATGCAAGACGGCGAAAAGGCGGACTCGACGCTCGACGACGAGGACGACGACCTCGACGAGCTCGAGACCGAGACCGACAAGGAAACCAGCACGTAA
- a CDS encoding DUF1405 domain-containing protein produces MSRAERLRRLRRLRRPSVRRRVRAAIAEELLGTPRSLAVVCAFTAFMLAVGIGYYAPTAGEVPIALWPLYADSAVAVALGGAVLATLVATVRRGGNVTADAPTSRPLAYLHTLAFVWLVQFGVWPLVSLNLAFGEYVAAPDAWIYYWGVIGTHLLFVGLALLFPAFGRTTRGALATALALGVVNVVIDYGFGFHPPLLYEPGPGLAAATLAIAVGAVALAAHSFRWLGEETD; encoded by the coding sequence GTGTCACGCGCCGAGCGACTCCGACGGCTTCGACGACTGCGCCGGCCGTCGGTCAGGCGGCGGGTCCGGGCGGCGATCGCCGAGGAACTGCTCGGGACGCCGCGGAGCCTCGCCGTCGTCTGCGCGTTCACCGCGTTCATGCTCGCGGTGGGGATCGGGTACTACGCGCCGACCGCGGGCGAGGTGCCGATCGCGCTCTGGCCGCTGTACGCGGACTCGGCGGTCGCGGTCGCGCTCGGCGGCGCAGTCCTCGCGACCCTCGTCGCGACCGTGCGACGCGGCGGCAACGTCACCGCGGACGCTCCCACGTCGCGGCCGTTGGCGTACCTCCACACGCTCGCGTTCGTCTGGCTGGTCCAGTTCGGCGTCTGGCCGCTGGTCTCGCTTAACCTCGCGTTCGGCGAGTACGTCGCCGCGCCCGACGCCTGGATCTACTACTGGGGCGTGATCGGCACGCACCTGCTGTTCGTGGGGCTCGCGTTGCTGTTCCCCGCCTTCGGACGCACGACCCGCGGGGCGCTCGCGACGGCGCTCGCGCTCGGCGTCGTAAACGTCGTCATCGACTACGGGTTCGGTTTCCACCCGCCGCTACTGTACGAGCCGGGCCCCGGACTGGCGGCCGCGACGCTCGCCATCGCGGTCGGAGCAGTCGCGCTCGCGGCGCACTCGTTCCGATGGCTGGGGGAGGAGACGGACTGA
- a CDS encoding ATPase, T2SS/T4P/T4SS family: protein MANEDAERSAPRSDPEGDRSASGASESEPKDADTTEPDAVDTDMAEEESADSTGAEPEERHETADSDGGASVARGSDERDETNDGAPVVTDRYTWRSLLAERGREDAAERVYADVPDAPVVPADAVALHLPNGVDRVVRAPGVDEPFEADGETDVPGHGTPERGTLVVGTDAVVLDGGAVVPTGELVAAPATPEPADKDEREKDTADEENSEKNADAETVEDAAPDEARSDADETDSDEVGDADETDSDEAERVDTGPETVFDTPVGRGGVSGVVVASGGDVESVPSRAPTPDEWNRVEFDPATLLGFDPSETDYRFRAAAAVGDVLWDLCAARYDPYSVPVLKGYYTWDDYREEFFLDEEGNPPTEENEEGEAVPLEFTHEDKTEALGFDPDRTEDLLGAGGAAAADLADLVDERTVDVNPEVDEDAFFSTDEGHTTLTNRYDLEKAVPMPKKTHFQEEERYWVNKPYAFVIVFRSRKENEAKYYAVQPYRTEIEADLTEFLTGKLRTSIKYADESIAGGDEAFREEVIVEETRTLLDRYGLYEDEGDERGIADTLVDRFGIDPTEGIAGRIAESLGYEPPTEEPADPPSISARPEPAVLAEDSRTLSAHQVEKLLYYLKRDFVGYERIDPIKYDINVEDISCDGYNSPVFVYHSEYEQIITNVYHGTDELDDFVVKLAQRSGKGISKRRPQVDATLPDGSRAQLTLGREVSDHGTNYTIRQFNDVPFTPIDLINWKTFSLDEMAFLWLSIENHKSLIFAGGTASGKTTSLNAVSLFIPSNAKIVSIEDTREVELPQRNWIASVTRPSFSDDDKGDIDEFDLLEAALRQRPDYIVMGEIRGEEGRTAFQVMSTGHTTYTTFHADSVGEVLKRFTTDPINVSKTMFTALDLVSIQTSTRVQGKKVRRNKSITEINHYDAENDEINVQDVFQWQAETDEFLQMGDSNTLEDIMFDRGWSRATLDEELRKRRVVLAYLIDRGLNSYAQVAATFQAFINDPETVLALMANEELERSLEDLREMESVLINVDREKEALVPRPTPDADGEAEAAEILDAAEDLFETYRGEVPDSVANALLEMDYAGDVEAAPSDREALAETAREAKAAYDEPAGPEPATSGTDSDEPDKPRRDAEGSDSSGTPSPDPAHGDFEGISEAAGDGSGDPNRIDFGEPFDEGVDVLSSPAGPPERDADAEPEREPEADASPDVSEGFSTADHVAGDPAGEVDDGETDGDGGESEGEVDERDDTVDEEASDDGSADDIDDWGFDAVEPAEDG, encoded by the coding sequence ATGGCCAACGAGGACGCCGAGCGGTCCGCCCCCCGATCCGACCCCGAGGGCGATCGCTCGGCGTCCGGCGCGTCCGAGTCCGAGCCGAAGGACGCGGACACGACCGAACCGGACGCGGTAGACACGGACATGGCGGAAGAGGAATCGGCGGACTCGACGGGCGCTGAGCCGGAAGAACGACACGAGACGGCCGATTCGGACGGCGGGGCGTCCGTCGCCCGGGGGTCCGACGAGCGGGACGAAACGAACGACGGCGCGCCGGTCGTCACCGACCGGTACACCTGGCGATCGCTGCTGGCGGAACGAGGACGCGAGGACGCCGCCGAGCGCGTGTACGCCGACGTACCGGACGCGCCGGTCGTCCCGGCGGACGCCGTCGCGCTTCATCTTCCCAACGGCGTCGACCGGGTCGTCCGCGCCCCGGGCGTCGACGAGCCCTTCGAGGCGGACGGCGAGACCGACGTCCCCGGCCACGGAACCCCCGAGCGGGGGACGCTCGTGGTCGGCACCGACGCCGTCGTCCTCGACGGGGGCGCCGTCGTGCCGACCGGTGAGCTGGTGGCGGCGCCGGCGACGCCCGAACCCGCCGACAAGGACGAGCGCGAGAAAGACACCGCTGACGAGGAGAACTCCGAAAAAAACGCGGACGCCGAGACCGTCGAAGACGCTGCGCCGGACGAGGCGCGATCCGACGCCGACGAGACGGACTCGGACGAAGTGGGAGATGCGGACGAGACGGACTCGGACGAGGCCGAACGCGTTGATACCGGCCCCGAGACGGTCTTCGACACCCCGGTCGGCCGCGGCGGCGTCTCTGGGGTCGTTGTCGCGTCCGGCGGCGACGTCGAGTCGGTCCCGTCGCGCGCGCCGACTCCGGACGAGTGGAACCGGGTCGAGTTCGACCCGGCGACGCTCCTCGGGTTCGACCCGAGCGAGACCGACTACCGGTTCCGCGCCGCGGCCGCGGTCGGAGACGTCCTCTGGGACCTGTGCGCGGCCCGGTACGACCCCTACTCCGTCCCGGTGTTGAAGGGGTACTACACGTGGGACGACTACCGCGAGGAGTTCTTCCTCGACGAGGAGGGGAACCCGCCGACCGAGGAGAACGAGGAGGGAGAGGCGGTGCCGCTGGAGTTCACCCACGAGGACAAGACCGAGGCGCTCGGATTCGATCCGGACCGGACCGAGGACCTGCTCGGCGCGGGGGGTGCCGCGGCGGCCGACCTCGCCGACCTCGTCGACGAGCGGACCGTGGACGTCAACCCCGAGGTCGACGAGGACGCGTTCTTCTCGACCGACGAGGGCCACACCACGCTGACGAACCGGTACGACTTGGAGAAGGCGGTACCGATGCCGAAGAAGACGCACTTCCAAGAAGAGGAGCGCTACTGGGTGAACAAGCCGTACGCGTTCGTCATCGTCTTTCGGTCTCGGAAGGAGAACGAGGCGAAGTACTACGCCGTCCAGCCGTACCGGACGGAGATCGAGGCGGACCTCACGGAGTTCCTCACCGGGAAGCTCCGCACGTCGATCAAGTACGCCGACGAGTCCATCGCGGGCGGCGACGAGGCGTTCCGCGAGGAAGTGATAGTCGAGGAGACGCGCACGCTGCTCGACCGCTACGGGCTCTACGAGGACGAGGGCGACGAGCGCGGCATCGCGGACACGCTGGTCGACCGGTTCGGTATCGACCCGACGGAGGGGATCGCCGGCCGGATCGCGGAGTCGCTGGGCTACGAGCCCCCGACCGAGGAACCGGCCGACCCGCCGTCGATTAGCGCCCGCCCGGAGCCCGCGGTGCTCGCGGAGGACTCTCGGACCCTGTCGGCCCACCAGGTCGAGAAGCTGCTGTACTACCTCAAGCGGGACTTCGTCGGCTACGAGCGGATCGACCCGATCAAGTACGACATCAACGTGGAGGACATCTCCTGTGACGGGTACAACTCTCCGGTCTTCGTCTACCACTCAGAGTACGAGCAGATCATCACCAACGTCTACCACGGCACCGACGAGCTCGACGACTTCGTCGTGAAGCTCGCCCAGCGCTCCGGGAAGGGGATCTCGAAGCGCCGGCCGCAGGTGGACGCCACCCTCCCCGACGGCTCGCGCGCCCAGCTCACGCTCGGCCGCGAGGTGTCCGACCACGGGACCAACTACACGATTCGCCAGTTCAACGACGTCCCCTTCACCCCCATCGACCTGATCAACTGGAAGACGTTCTCGCTCGACGAGATGGCATTCCTCTGGCTCTCGATCGAGAACCACAAGAGCCTGATCTTCGCCGGCGGCACCGCGTCCGGGAAGACGACGAGCCTGAACGCCGTCTCGCTTTTCATCCCCTCGAACGCGAAGATCGTCTCCATCGAGGACACGCGCGAGGTCGAACTCCCCCAGCGCAACTGGATCGCCTCCGTCACGCGCCCCTCCTTCTCCGACGACGACAAGGGCGATATCGACGAGTTCGACTTACTGGAGGCCGCGCTCCGCCAGCGCCCCGACTACATCGTGATGGGCGAGATCCGCGGCGAGGAGGGCCGCACCGCCTTCCAGGTGATGTCCACCGGACACACCACCTACACGACGTTCCACGCCGACTCCGTCGGCGAGGTACTCAAGCGGTTCACCACCGACCCGATCAACGTCTCGAAGACGATGTTCACGGCGCTCGATCTGGTCTCGATCCAGACGTCGACGCGGGTTCAGGGGAAGAAGGTGCGCCGGAACAAGTCGATCACGGAGATCAACCACTACGACGCCGAGAACGACGAGATCAACGTTCAGGACGTGTTCCAGTGGCAGGCGGAGACGGACGAGTTCCTCCAGATGGGCGACTCGAACACCCTCGAGGACATCATGTTCGACCGCGGCTGGAGCCGGGCGACCCTCGACGAGGAGCTTCGTAAGCGTAGAGTCGTGTTAGCCTACCTCATCGACCGCGGGCTGAACAGCTACGCGCAGGTGGCGGCGACGTTCCAGGCGTTCATCAACGACCCGGAGACGGTCCTCGCCCTGATGGCCAACGAGGAGCTGGAGCGCTCGCTGGAGGACCTCCGCGAGATGGAGTCGGTGCTGATCAACGTCGACCGCGAGAAGGAGGCGCTGGTCCCCCGGCCGACGCCGGACGCGGACGGCGAGGCGGAGGCCGCGGAGATACTCGACGCCGCCGAGGACCTGTTCGAGACGTACCGCGGCGAGGTGCCTGACTCGGTCGCCAACGCCCTCTTAGAGATGGACTACGCGGGCGACGTCGAGGCCGCCCCGAGCGACCGCGAGGCGCTCGCCGAGACGGCTCGGGAGGCCAAAGCGGCCTACGACGAGCCGGCCGGTCCGGAACCGGCGACGAGTGGGACGGACTCGGACGAACCCGACAAACCGCGCCGGGACGCGGAGGGATCGGACTCCTCGGGAACCCCATCTCCGGACCCCGCGCACGGCGACTTCGAGGGGATCTCCGAGGCGGCCGGCGACGGCTCCGGCGATCCGAACCGGATCGACTTCGGGGAGCCGTTCGACGAGGGGGTCGACGTGCTCTCGTCGCCCGCGGGCCCGCCCGAGAGGGATGCGGACGCCGAACCGGAGCGAGAGCCCGAAGCGGATGCGAGTCCCGACGTGAGCGAGGGGTTCAGCACCGCGGACCACGTCGCGGGCGACCCCGCCGGCGAAGTCGACGACGGAGAGACGGACGGGGACGGCGGAGAGTCTGAGGGGGAAGTGGACGAGCGCGACGACACCGTGGACGAAGAAGCGAGCGACGACGGCTCGGCCGACGACATCGACGACTGGGGGTTCGACGCCGTCGAACCCGCGGAGGACGGGTGA